The DNA region AAGTAAAACCTTATCTTAAAGATAAGACAGGTAAGTGTATTTTAGAAAGATGTATTAAACTTTCAGGGATAGGCGAGTCTTATGTCGAAGAAGAACTTAAAGATTTAATTGACAAGGATGAAAAAATTATTATTGCAACTTATGCCAAAGTCGGAGAAGTTCATATTAAAATAACAAGCGAAGGTAAAACCAAACAAGAAGCGGAAGAAAAAATGAAACCGTATTTTGAAAAAATAGAAATTCGTTTTTCTAAATATGTGTATGGATATGATGACGATACTCTTCCTAAAAAAGTTGTCGAGTACCTGAAAGATAAAAATCTTAAAGTCGCTTTTTGTGAGTCCTGCACAGGAGGGTATATATCAAAAACTATTACCGATGTTCCCGGAGCATCTGATGTGTTTGACTGTGGGATGGTAACCTATTCCAATGAGATTAAAACACGCCTTGCCGGTGTTTCGCCGATTGCTCTTAAAAACAACGGTGCAGTATCCGAAGAAGTTGCAACTCAGATGGCAAAAGGAATACGAACTCTCGCAAAAGCAGATATAGGTATAAGTGTTACGGGAATTGCAGGTCCCGGCGGAGGTACCGAAGAAAAACCTGTAGGGCTTGTATATATGGGAATATCCACTAAAAATACAACAGTTACAAAAAAACTTAATTTCAGGGGCAACCGTGAAAAAATAAGACTTTCAACAGTTAACGCTGTGATGTCAACTTTAATAGAATATTTAAAATAGGCACACTTTTGTGTCAAAGAAAGAAGGTAAATAATAATGGCTGAAACAGAAAAAAAGAAAGCACTGGATGCGGCACTTTTACAAATAGAAAAGCAATTTGGTAAAGGCGCTATTATGCGTCTTGGTCAGAATTCAGGTATGAGTGTAGAGGTTATTCCGACAGGTATATTATCAGTCGATATTGCAACAGGAGTGGGCGGAGTTCCAAGAGGAAGAATAGTTGAACTTTACGGTCAGGAATCTTCGGGTAAAACAACAGTTGCGCTACATATTATAGCAGAAACTCAGAAAATGGGCGGAGAAGCAGCTTTTATAGATGCTGAGCATGCTCTTGACCCTGTTTATGCTGAACAACTTGGGGTTGATATTGACTCACTTTTAGTATCTCAGCCTGATAACGGAGAACAGGCTTTAGAAATTGCAGAAGCACTTATAAGAAGTAACGCTATAGATATTATAGTTATTGACTCAGTTGCAGCACTTGTTCCTAAAGATGAAATTGACGGCGAAATGACAGATATTAAAATGGGACTTCATGCAAGACTTATGTCTAAAGCAATGAGAAAATTAACAAGTGTTATCAGTAAATCAAAAACAACCGCTATTTTTATTAATCAGTTAAGAGAAAAAATGTCAACAGGATTTTCTTACGGTCCTACTGAAACTACAACAGGCGGTAAAGCACTTAAGTTCTATTCCACAATGAGAATGGAAGTAAGAAGAATTGAAGCAATAAAAGACGGTGGAGAACTAAAAGGAAACCGTGTTAAAGTTAAAATGGTTAAAAATAAAGTCGCGCCTCCTTTCAAAGAAGCAGAATTTGACCTTATGTTTGGTCAGGGAGCATCTAAATCAGGCTGTCTTATTGACTATGCTGTTAAAGGTGATATAGTCCAGAAAAGTGGTGCATGGTTTAATTACGGCGACACAAAAATCGGGCAGGGCAGAGAAAATGCAAAACGTTTCATTGAAGAAAACCCTGAAATTTACGCTGAAATTGAAGAAAAAGTTCGCGCAATGTTTATAGAGGATAAAAGCAAAGACGGCGAAGAAGAATAATATAATTGGAAATTGGGAATTTGGAGTGCTAAGTAAAAGGCAAAATTGATGTATAGCATAATTTTGCCTTCCTTCATTTCGCATTTCGCACTTCGAATTTCGAATTTTCTTTCATTCCTAATTGAAATAATCTTTTTTTCCAAAAAATATAAAAAAATGCTTGACTTATTATATTATGTGTGATATACTATTTTTGCCTTATGGAAAAAGGTCTTTTTTTATTGTGCCTTTTTCTACAAATTAACCTATGGAGGTGTAACTAATGAGAGTTAAAATTACATTAGCATGTTCAGAATGCAAACAGAGAAATTATGACAAAATCAAAAACAAAAAGAATACCCCTGACAGAATTGAACTTAACAAATACTGCAAATTCTGTAAGAAACACACACTACACAAGGAAACAAAATAGTTTGTGTTCCATTTTAATGTAAGGAGTGTATAAGTTATGATGCAAAAAGCCGGAACTAAAAAAGAAAATAGATTAGTTAAATCAATAAAAGGTACTAAATCAGAATTCAAAAAAATAGTTTGGCCTTCATGGAAACAACTTGTAAATAACACATTGATTGTTATTGCCTTCGTTGTAATATTCAGCGTTTTAATTGCATTACTTGATGTTTTATTCAAGTTCTCTTTTGTACAATGGTTTACAAAATAATAAGGAGGACAGTTAATACTGTAAGTTGTTATGGAAAATGCTAAATGGTATGTTATTCACACTTATTCAGGCTATGAGAATAAGGTGAAAACAAATATAGAAAAAACAGTTGAAAACCGTGAACTTCAGGATAAAATTCTGGAAGTAAGACTTCCTGAAGAAGATGTCGTTGAGGTTAAAGACGGTGTTTCTAAAGAATCAAGAAGAAAGCTTTTCCCTGGTTACCTGTTTGTTAAAATGGTAATGGATAACGAAACATGGTATATTGTAAGGAACACAAGAGGGGTTACAAGTTTTGTAGGCCCTGGTTCCAAACCGGTTCCTCTTACCGATGAGGAAATTGAAAATCTTTGTCTTGAAGAACAAACTTTTGAACTTGATTTCGGAGTTGGTGACAGTGTCAGAATTACTGATGGTCCGCTTACTGACTTTATCGGAGAAGTTCAGTCTGTCGATGAAGAAAATCATAAATTTGTAGTTATGGTTTCTATGTTTGGCAGAGAAACTCCTGTCGAACTTGAATACGGACAGGCAGAAGTACTTTAATTTTAGTTAAATATGCTTTTTAAAAGCGTGTTTATATAGGTTGTATTTCCAAGAGGGAAATGCAGTGGGAGGGTTTAAGAAATCTACCCGAAATTTACCACAGTTTTTAATGGAGGTGTATTACCGTGGCACAGAAAGTTACGGGCTTTATTAAGCTTCAAATCGAAGCAGGAAAAGCAAATCCTGCTCCACCGGTTGGTCCTGCTCTTGGTCAACATGGTGTTAACATTATGCAATTTTGTAAAGAGTTTAATGAAAAAACAAAAAATGATATGGGTCTTGTAATCCCTGTAGTTATTACAGTATATCAGGACAGATCTTTCAGTTTTATCACAAAAACTCCACCGGCTGCAGTGCTTCTTAAGAAAGCATGTAAGATTGACAGCGGTTCTGGTGTACCTAACAAAACTAAGGTTGCTACCATCAGTTCTGAAGAAGTTAGAAAAATTGCAGAACAAAAAATGCCTGACTTAAACGCTGCAAATATCGAATCTGCTATGAGCATGATTGCAGGTACAGCAAGAAGTATGGGTATCGTTGTCAAAGACTAATTAAAGTCAGTCGAAAAGTGGGAGGGGTAACCCCCGAATTTTAACCACAAAGGAGGTTTTTTAAATGAAAAGAGGAAAAAATTATCAAGAAAGTGCAAAACTTATTGATGGAGCAAAACTATATGATGTTGAAGAAGCATGTTCATTAGTTGTAAGTGCTGCTAAAGCAAAATTTGATGAAACTGTTGAAGCACATATAAGACTTGGCGTTGACTCTCGTCATGCAGACCAACAGGTTAGAGGAGCAATCGTACTTCCTCACGGAACAGGTAAAGTGCCTAAAGTGTTGGTATTTGCTAAAGGCGATAAAGCCAAAGAAGCAGAAGAAAATGGTGCAGATTTCGTAGGTGCTGAAGAATTAGTTGCTAAAATTCAGGGCGAAAACTGGTTTGATTTTGACGTTATCGTTGCAACACCTGATATGATGGGTGTTGTTGGTAGAATAGGTAAAGTTTTAGGTCCTAAAGGTTTAATGCCTAACCCTAAAGCAGGTACTGTTACTATGGACGTTGCAAAAGCAATCGCTGAATTAAAAAGCGGTAAAATCGAATACCGTCTTGACAAAACAAACATTATTCACTGCCCAATCGGTAAAGTATCATTCGGTAAAGAAAAAATCGCTGATAACTTTAACGCATTAATCGGTGCTATTATCAAGGCTAAACCTGCTGCTGCAAAAGGTCAGTACTTAAAGAGTGTTGCAATTGCATCAACAATGGGACCTGGTATAAAAATAAATAACGCTAAATTAACAGATTAGTATTGACAAGATAAAGTTTGTCTGATATAATCAATATGTTATCAATCCGAAGACGATAGGTGGAGTATTCCGTAAATCCTATTGAGGAATGGCATTTAGTTTTAGTTTAACTACAATCCCTTTCTGAGTGTTTTCGGAAAGGGATTTTGTTTATATCAACACATCTTTTTACTGGAGGTGAAACGAATGGCAAGTGCAAAAATTTTAGAATCTAAAAAACAAGTTGTTGCA from Oscillospiraceae bacterium includes:
- the rplK gene encoding 50S ribosomal protein L11, which produces MAQKVTGFIKLQIEAGKANPAPPVGPALGQHGVNIMQFCKEFNEKTKNDMGLVIPVVITVYQDRSFSFITKTPPAAVLLKKACKIDSGSGVPNKTKVATISSEEVRKIAEQKMPDLNAANIESAMSMIAGTARSMGIVVKD
- the rpmG gene encoding 50S ribosomal protein L33, which translates into the protein MRVKITLACSECKQRNYDKIKNKKNTPDRIELNKYCKFCKKHTLHKETK
- the nusG gene encoding transcription termination/antitermination protein NusG produces the protein MENAKWYVIHTYSGYENKVKTNIEKTVENRELQDKILEVRLPEEDVVEVKDGVSKESRRKLFPGYLFVKMVMDNETWYIVRNTRGVTSFVGPGSKPVPLTDEEIENLCLEEQTFELDFGVGDSVRITDGPLTDFIGEVQSVDEENHKFVVMVSMFGRETPVELEYGQAEVL
- a CDS encoding 50S ribosomal protein L1, translating into MKRGKNYQESAKLIDGAKLYDVEEACSLVVSAAKAKFDETVEAHIRLGVDSRHADQQVRGAIVLPHGTGKVPKVLVFAKGDKAKEAEENGADFVGAEELVAKIQGENWFDFDVIVATPDMMGVVGRIGKVLGPKGLMPNPKAGTVTMDVAKAIAELKSGKIEYRLDKTNIIHCPIGKVSFGKEKIADNFNALIGAIIKAKPAAAKGQYLKSVAIASTMGPGIKINNAKLTD
- the recA gene encoding recombinase RecA — its product is MAETEKKKALDAALLQIEKQFGKGAIMRLGQNSGMSVEVIPTGILSVDIATGVGGVPRGRIVELYGQESSGKTTVALHIIAETQKMGGEAAFIDAEHALDPVYAEQLGVDIDSLLVSQPDNGEQALEIAEALIRSNAIDIIVIDSVAALVPKDEIDGEMTDIKMGLHARLMSKAMRKLTSVISKSKTTAIFINQLREKMSTGFSYGPTETTTGGKALKFYSTMRMEVRRIEAIKDGGELKGNRVKVKMVKNKVAPPFKEAEFDLMFGQGASKSGCLIDYAVKGDIVQKSGAWFNYGDTKIGQGRENAKRFIEENPEIYAEIEEKVRAMFIEDKSKDGEEE
- the secE gene encoding preprotein translocase subunit SecE → MMQKAGTKKENRLVKSIKGTKSEFKKIVWPSWKQLVNNTLIVIAFVVIFSVLIALLDVLFKFSFVQWFTK
- a CDS encoding competence/damage-inducible protein A, with the translated sequence MICEIISVGTEVVMGDIIDTNAPYLSKELVSLGIDTMYRTSVKDDDKTILEVLNIAKKRADLIITIGGLGPTYDDFTKEEVAKVNGLKLVRSDKAEQKIRDYFDKTGRKMTDNNLRQADIIEGSLAIDNDNGTAPGILLEKDNKIFILFPGPPNELIPMFENKVKPYLKDKTGKCILERCIKLSGIGESYVEEELKDLIDKDEKIIIATYAKVGEVHIKITSEGKTKQEAEEKMKPYFEKIEIRFSKYVYGYDDDTLPKKVVEYLKDKNLKVAFCESCTGGYISKTITDVPGASDVFDCGMVTYSNEIKTRLAGVSPIALKNNGAVSEEVATQMAKGIRTLAKADIGISVTGIAGPGGGTEEKPVGLVYMGISTKNTTVTKKLNFRGNREKIRLSTVNAVMSTLIEYLK